Proteins encoded together in one Microbacterium oxydans window:
- a CDS encoding sigma-70 family RNA polymerase sigma factor — MSSRAERNLLIESNLPLVGYLAAETHARATHIPRDELAAVGALALVTAAEAFDPELGVPFGAYARRRILGAFADEMRSMDWASRGIRKRIKETVAVRETLTAGLGRTATAAEVATAMGVAKDVVVEALADAARTVTTLEDPSARDVAAEIPLPEESALVGERREVLEQAVAALPERMRRIVQAVYFDERPVKEIAEELGVTHSAVSQQRSEAIRLLRDALDRFFTEGPTPVTTTRVSAGARDAYFTRIADASSARIAGVFREAAPA; from the coding sequence ATGTCGTCGCGCGCTGAGCGCAATCTCCTCATCGAGAGCAACCTCCCCCTGGTCGGATACCTCGCCGCCGAGACCCATGCCCGAGCCACCCACATCCCCCGTGACGAGCTCGCGGCCGTCGGAGCGCTCGCGCTCGTGACCGCCGCCGAGGCGTTCGACCCCGAACTGGGCGTCCCCTTCGGCGCCTATGCACGCCGCCGCATCCTCGGTGCGTTCGCCGACGAGATGCGCTCCATGGACTGGGCGTCCCGTGGCATCCGCAAGCGCATCAAGGAGACCGTGGCCGTCCGCGAGACCCTCACCGCCGGGCTCGGCCGGACCGCGACCGCCGCCGAAGTGGCCACGGCCATGGGCGTCGCGAAGGACGTCGTCGTCGAAGCCCTCGCCGACGCGGCCCGCACCGTCACCACGCTGGAGGACCCGTCGGCCCGCGACGTGGCCGCCGAGATCCCCCTCCCCGAGGAGTCGGCGCTCGTCGGCGAACGGCGCGAGGTGCTGGAGCAGGCCGTCGCCGCGCTGCCGGAGCGCATGCGCCGGATCGTTCAGGCCGTGTACTTCGACGAGCGCCCCGTGAAGGAGATCGCCGAGGAGCTCGGCGTGACCCACTCCGCGGTGTCGCAGCAGCGGTCGGAGGCCATCCGGCTCCTGCGCGACGCGCTGGACCGGTTCTTCACCGAAGGGCCCACGCCCGTCACGACGACCCGGGTGTCCGCCGGCGCCCGCGATGCGTACTTCACGCGCATCGCCGACGCGAGCAGCGCGCGGATCGCCGGGGTGTTCCGGGAAGCGGCTCCCGCCTGA
- the flgN gene encoding flagellar export chaperone FlgN: MGANELSIQLWRERELLEMLLFKLDEQQLLLAAGRSQWIQFAAREIDQVLDRLRGAGLARTVEVSAVAEEWGAPETATIRELIEHAPEGAWKEVFSDHLRALTRLAAEVEQMRDANAEQLSGVLRATQETIAALGDDTGEYTTNGDRARDDAARIIDTEM; the protein is encoded by the coding sequence ATGGGAGCCAACGAACTATCGATACAGCTGTGGCGCGAGCGCGAACTGCTCGAGATGCTGCTCTTCAAACTCGACGAACAGCAGCTGCTGCTGGCCGCGGGACGATCCCAATGGATCCAGTTTGCCGCACGCGAGATCGACCAGGTGCTCGATCGTCTGCGCGGTGCCGGCCTGGCGCGGACCGTGGAGGTCTCCGCGGTCGCCGAGGAGTGGGGGGCTCCCGAGACCGCGACCATCCGCGAACTGATCGAGCATGCACCGGAGGGGGCCTGGAAAGAGGTCTTCTCGGACCACCTGCGTGCGCTCACCCGGCTCGCCGCCGAGGTGGAGCAGATGCGCGACGCCAACGCCGAACAGCTCAGCGGCGTGCTCCGCGCCACCCAGGAGACGATCGCCGCGCTCGGAGACGACACCGGCGAGTACACGACGAACGGTGACCGCGCGCGCGACGACGCCGCGCGCATCATCGACACCGAGATGTGA
- a CDS encoding flagellin, with product MGMQISTNVSALNAYRNLSNTQNDLSKSLEKLSSGFRINRAADDAAGLAISEGLRSQVNGLNVAARNAQDGISVIQTAEGALTEVHSILQRVRDLTAQGANDSNNAKSRDAIQKEINTLGDELTRIAGSTNFNGIKLLSGGDTLTFQVGAGSVAAEDQISVALTDFATLGADIKTLAATMTDAATYGTALAGIDTQIQAVSTARAGYGALQNRFESTINSLNVSAENLSAAESRIRDTDMASEMVKFTSKNILSQAGTAMLAQANQANQGVLQLLR from the coding sequence ATGGGTATGCAGATCAGCACGAACGTGTCGGCACTCAACGCCTACCGCAACCTGTCCAACACGCAGAACGACCTGTCGAAGTCGCTCGAGAAGCTGTCCAGCGGCTTCCGCATCAACCGCGCGGCTGACGACGCTGCGGGCCTCGCGATCTCCGAGGGCCTGCGCTCGCAGGTCAACGGCCTGAACGTCGCGGCGCGCAACGCCCAGGACGGCATCTCGGTCATCCAGACCGCGGAAGGCGCCCTGACCGAGGTCCACTCGATCCTGCAGCGCGTTCGCGACCTGACCGCTCAGGGTGCGAACGACTCGAACAACGCGAAGTCGCGCGACGCGATCCAGAAGGAGATCAACACCCTGGGTGATGAGCTCACGCGGATCGCCGGCAGCACGAACTTCAACGGCATCAAGCTGCTCTCGGGCGGCGACACGCTGACGTTCCAGGTCGGTGCGGGCTCCGTCGCCGCCGAGGACCAGATCTCGGTCGCCCTGACCGACTTCGCCACCCTCGGTGCCGACATCAAGACGCTCGCGGCGACCATGACGGACGCTGCGACGTACGGTACCGCGCTGGCGGGTATCGACACGCAGATCCAGGCGGTCTCGACCGCACGCGCCGGCTACGGTGCGCTGCAGAACCGCTTCGAGTCGACCATCAACAGCCTCAACGTGTCGGCGGAGAACCTGTCCGCTGCCGAGAGCCGGATCCGCGACACCGACATGGCGTCCGAGATGGTCAAGTTCACATCGAAGAACATCCTGTCGCAGGCAGGTACGGCGATGCTGGCCCAGGCCAACCAGGCCAACCAG